A single genomic interval of Gemmatimonadota bacterium harbors:
- a CDS encoding helix-turn-helix domain-containing protein yields MDAKKRKRLEAAGWTVGTAATFLNLSDAEATLVDMRLALSASLRARRTKHRMTQATLAKRLQSSQSRIAKMEAGDPTVSLELLIRALLTVGASRRDVASALAKRVA; encoded by the coding sequence ATGGATGCGAAGAAGCGGAAGCGTCTCGAGGCCGCCGGCTGGACGGTCGGTACGGCGGCCACGTTCCTCAACCTCTCCGACGCCGAGGCCACGCTCGTCGATATGCGGCTCGCCCTCAGCGCTTCGCTCCGCGCCCGGCGCACGAAGCACCGCATGACGCAAGCGACTTTGGCGAAGCGGCTCCAGTCCAGTCAGTCGCGCATCGCGAAGATGGAGGCGGGCGATCCGACCGTCTCGCTCGAGCTCTTGATTCGCGCGCTGCTCACGGTCGGGGCGTCGCGACGAGACGTCGCCTCTGCACTCGCCAAGCGCGTGGCTTAA
- a CDS encoding DUF5343 domain-containing protein encodes MGLANAYVLPTNRIGDILGKIRDGQAPERFTQQLLKDWGFGSTNDRAFIALFKALGFLTADGVPTQRYHDYRDHSRSKTVLAQALRDAYGDLFLIKEHPSSSDKAAIEGKFKSFHNVSDNVAGLMTKTFLGLLTHADLRAKATPAEVPPTVPPLKNEGKNDITGYVEKGATLHYNIQIHLPATKDVEVYNAIFKSLKEHLF; translated from the coding sequence GTGGGACTAGCGAACGCTTACGTGCTTCCGACCAATCGCATCGGCGACATTCTCGGCAAGATCCGAGATGGTCAGGCGCCTGAACGATTCACGCAGCAGCTGCTGAAAGACTGGGGCTTTGGTTCGACCAACGACAGAGCCTTCATCGCGCTATTCAAGGCCCTCGGCTTTCTGACGGCCGATGGGGTACCGACCCAGCGGTATCACGACTATCGCGACCACTCGCGTTCGAAGACGGTGCTTGCGCAGGCCTTGCGCGATGCATACGGAGACCTCTTCCTGATCAAAGAACATCCGTCATCCTCCGACAAGGCTGCCATCGAAGGAAAGTTCAAGAGTTTCCACAACGTGAGTGACAACGTCGCTGGCCTGATGACCAAGACGTTCCTGGGGCTCCTCACGCACGCTGATCTGCGCGCGAAGGCCACCCCCGCCGAGGTTCCTCCGACGGTCCCGCCGCTCAAGAACGAGGGCAAGAACGACATCACAGGCTACGTCGAGAAGGGTGCAACCCTTCATTACAACATCCAGATCCACCTGCCTGCGACGAAGGACGTAGAGGTCTACAATGCAATCTTCAAGTCCCTGAAGGAGCATCTCTTTTGA
- a CDS encoding helix-turn-helix domain-containing protein: MKDAAFQELLTSVRQAGRIRRGKQKPSRVTVFRPADVKAVRDKLGTSQTEFALMIGVSVATLRNWEQGRRTPDGPALALLRVAARNPQAVAAALHQGTRRGAA, from the coding sequence ATGAAAGACGCCGCGTTTCAGGAACTACTGACGAGTGTGCGGCAGGCGGGTCGGATCCGACGCGGGAAGCAGAAGCCCAGCCGGGTCACGGTCTTCCGGCCAGCGGACGTGAAGGCGGTGCGGGACAAGCTGGGCACGTCGCAAACGGAATTCGCGCTGATGATCGGCGTCAGCGTGGCCACGCTTCGCAACTGGGAGCAGGGCCGACGCACGCCAGATGGACCGGCATTGGCCTTGCTCCGGGTGGCGGCCCGAAATCCCCAGGCAGTGGCAGCCGCCTTGCATCAAGGCACGCGCCGCGGCGCAGCATAA
- a CDS encoding BrnA antitoxin family protein has protein sequence MSEPKKRATSKRRPVPRFASEDAERAFWATHDSTEYVDWSQARRVRLPGLKPSTETISLRLPADLLEELKVQANQRDVPYQSLLKVYLSERVASERGRRRRRKAEA, from the coding sequence ATGAGCGAGCCGAAGAAGCGAGCGACGAGTAAGCGCCGGCCGGTGCCGCGGTTTGCGTCGGAGGATGCCGAGCGGGCGTTTTGGGCGACGCATGACTCGACGGAGTACGTCGACTGGAGTCAGGCGCGCCGCGTGCGGCTGCCGGGCCTCAAGCCCAGCACGGAGACGATCTCGCTCCGCTTGCCGGCCGACCTGCTGGAGGAGTTGAAGGTGCAGGCGAATCAGCGTGACGTCCCCTATCAATCGCTGCTGAAGGTGTACCTGTCGGAGCGGGTGGCGTCCGAGCGCGGGCGGCGCCGCCGCCGAAAGGCTGAGGCCTAA
- a CDS encoding DUF4411 family protein, which produces MEMVAEIFRVPHFQQLIGEKQRLRGQPVADPFLIARAKALGWSVVTEEVMKPNAAKIPNVCQHFGIPCTDMKGLLTSLGWKY; this is translated from the coding sequence ATGGAAATGGTCGCCGAGATCTTTCGGGTGCCGCACTTTCAACAGCTCATCGGAGAGAAGCAGCGGCTTCGAGGGCAGCCTGTGGCAGATCCATTCCTAATCGCACGCGCGAAGGCCCTTGGGTGGTCGGTAGTCACCGAGGAGGTGATGAAACCAAACGCTGCGAAGATCCCCAATGTCTGCCAACACTTCGGCATTCCCTGTACCGATATGAAGGGTCTCCTCACGAGCTTGGGGTGGAAGTACTAG
- a CDS encoding ImmA/IrrE family metallo-endopeptidase, with translation MFVFKRSFDDRDVSGFCLHDDLFPIIVVNNSTPFTRQTFTLLHELAHLLFGLSSMTTVDLSIQGRFSPANREVETACNRYAAEALVPDASFPWSQLHGGNLDAIVDDMAERYCVSREVILRKLRDRELVTSDEYLRQAAVWASEPARDNGGDEGEGVTTQRNQHI, from the coding sequence GTGTTCGTCTTCAAGCGGTCGTTCGACGACCGCGATGTGTCGGGGTTCTGCCTCCACGATGATCTCTTCCCCATCATTGTTGTCAACAACAGCACGCCCTTCACCCGTCAGACCTTCACTCTACTCCACGAGCTGGCCCACCTGCTGTTCGGCCTGAGCTCGATGACGACGGTCGATCTGAGCATTCAGGGGCGTTTTTCCCCAGCGAATCGTGAGGTTGAAACCGCCTGCAATCGCTACGCCGCCGAGGCTCTCGTGCCAGACGCATCGTTTCCTTGGAGTCAACTCCATGGAGGCAACCTGGACGCCATCGTAGACGACATGGCTGAACGCTATTGCGTCAGTCGCGAGGTCATTCTCCGCAAGCTACGAGACCGAGAGCTAGTCACATCGGACGAGTATCTGAGACAGGCCGCAGTGTGGGCTTCGGAGCCAGCGCGCGACAACGGTGGCGACGAGGGGGAGGGAGTTACTACGCAACGCAATCAGCATATCTGA
- a CDS encoding BrnT family toxin yields the protein MADVYDDLARCDGFDWDDGNAPKLWARHRVSPGEAEQVFFRDPLVVVADTKHSASEARYYVLGRTAGERRLFLVFTLRGSLIRVLSARDMNRRERRVYERAEEASDE from the coding sequence GTGGCCGATGTCTACGACGACCTGGCGCGGTGCGACGGCTTCGACTGGGATGACGGGAATGCGCCCAAGCTCTGGGCGCGCCATCGCGTCAGCCCGGGGGAGGCGGAGCAGGTCTTCTTCCGGGATCCGCTCGTGGTGGTCGCGGACACGAAACACTCGGCGTCGGAGGCCCGGTATTACGTGCTCGGCCGCACGGCCGGCGAGCGGCGGCTGTTTCTGGTGTTCACCCTGCGCGGGAGCCTGATCCGGGTGCTATCGGCTCGGGACATGAATCGACGGGAACGGAGGGTCTATGAGCGAGCCGAAGAAGCGAGCGACGAGTAA
- a CDS encoding DUF433 domain-containing protein, producing the protein MLDWNDCPAVERIPGKVSGEWLFRSTRVPVRALFENLEGGASVAEFLEWFPGVTREQVDAVLEHTSRSLAVSA; encoded by the coding sequence ATGCTCGACTGGAACGACTGTCCTGCCGTCGAACGGATTCCGGGGAAGGTCAGCGGGGAGTGGCTGTTCCGCTCGACCCGGGTGCCCGTCCGTGCGCTCTTCGAAAACTTGGAGGGCGGTGCGTCCGTGGCCGAGTTCCTGGAGTGGTTCCCGGGCGTGACGCGAGAGCAGGTTGACGCGGTGCTTGAGCACACCAGCCGCAGCCTCGCGGTCTCCGCGTAA
- a CDS encoding helix-turn-helix transcriptional regulator, whose protein sequence is MVQRASSVNPSVLLWARERAGLSVAEVAERLGKPPEVIAAWESGEAFPAYGQLERLAETLYKRPVALFFLPSPPEEAPVRSEFRTLPDADLEALGPDTRYALRDAHAFQASLRELSGGAILRNALFSETFSLRGAQTLCELLGKLAST, encoded by the coding sequence ATGGTCCAACGGGCAAGCTCGGTCAATCCAAGCGTATTACTCTGGGCACGGGAACGCGCCGGGCTCAGCGTCGCTGAGGTCGCTGAGCGGCTGGGAAAGCCGCCGGAGGTGATTGCCGCCTGGGAGAGCGGCGAGGCGTTCCCGGCATACGGTCAGCTCGAACGGCTCGCCGAGACTCTTTACAAGCGCCCCGTTGCCCTCTTCTTCCTCCCATCACCACCGGAGGAGGCGCCCGTCCGCAGCGAGTTTCGCACTCTACCCGATGCTGACCTGGAGGCTCTCGGCCCTGACACGCGATACGCCCTGCGTGACGCACACGCGTTTCAGGCTTCGCTGCGTGAGCTCTCTGGGGGCGCAATCCTGCGGAACGCTTTGTTCTCAGAGACCTTCAGCTTACGCGGCGCTCAGACATTGTGCGAGTTGCTCGGGAAACTCGCGAGTACCTAG
- a CDS encoding helix-turn-helix transcriptional regulator, which translates to MDAKKRKRLEAAGWTVGTAATFLNLSDAEATLVDMRLALSASLRARRTKHRMTQATLAKRLRSSQSRIAKMEAGDPTVSLELLIRALLTVGASRRDVASALAKRVA; encoded by the coding sequence ATGGATGCGAAGAAGCGGAAGCGTCTCGAGGCCGCCGGCTGGACGGTCGGTACGGCGGCCACGTTCCTCAACCTCTCCGACGCCGAGGCCACGCTCGTTGATATGCGGCTCGCCCTCAGCGCCTCGCTCCGCGCCCGGCGCACGAAGCACCGCATGACGCAAGCGACTTTGGCGAAGCGGCTCCGGTCCAGTCAGTCGCGCATCGCGAAGATGGAGGCGGGCGATCCGACCGTCTCGCTCGAGCTCTTGATTCGCGCGCTGCTCACGGTCGGGGCGTCGCGGCGAGACGTCGCCTCTGCACTCGCCAAGCGCGTGGCTTAA
- a CDS encoding integron integrase has protein sequence MTEAKPPRLLDQLRAAIRARGMSPRSELAYVQWVTRYVKFHQRVHPAEFGEEAIVAYITHLAAARRLARATQVQALSALVFLSRHVLGREVSDLRAVLRTTSPPRLPAVLSRDEVGRLFDAMEGVPYLVAVLLYGSGLRLMECLTLRVKDVSLECGELRIRRAKGDKDRVTMIPEGAREPLAIQLERVKELHDRDVRAGRGYAPLPGALLRKAPSWASELAWQWVFPATRIYRDGETGQMRRHHLHESVVQRAVKEAVRTAGIAKRATCHTLRHSFATHLLEDGYDIRTVQELLGHTDVATTMIYTHVLNRGRLGVRSPLDRLRS, from the coding sequence ATGACCGAAGCCAAGCCGCCTCGCCTTCTCGATCAACTGCGCGCAGCCATTCGGGCACGCGGGATGAGCCCGCGTTCGGAGCTTGCGTACGTCCAGTGGGTCACGCGCTACGTGAAGTTCCACCAGCGTGTGCATCCCGCCGAATTCGGGGAGGAAGCGATCGTCGCGTACATCACGCACCTGGCGGCGGCACGCCGGCTGGCACGCGCGACGCAGGTGCAGGCACTCAGCGCCCTGGTCTTCCTGTCCCGGCACGTTCTGGGTCGCGAAGTCTCCGACCTGCGTGCCGTGCTTCGGACCACCAGCCCCCCGCGACTGCCTGCTGTCCTGTCCCGGGACGAGGTGGGCCGGTTGTTCGACGCCATGGAGGGCGTCCCGTACCTGGTCGCGGTGCTCCTCTACGGGTCCGGGCTTCGCCTGATGGAGTGTCTGACCCTGCGGGTGAAGGACGTGAGCCTGGAGTGTGGTGAGCTGCGGATTCGGCGGGCGAAGGGGGACAAGGATCGCGTCACGATGATCCCCGAGGGTGCGCGCGAGCCGCTGGCGATCCAACTGGAGCGTGTGAAGGAACTCCATGACCGGGACGTGCGAGCGGGTCGTGGGTATGCTCCGTTACCGGGCGCACTGCTTCGCAAGGCTCCTTCCTGGGCGAGCGAGTTGGCCTGGCAGTGGGTATTCCCGGCGACTCGCATCTATAGGGATGGGGAGACTGGTCAGATGCGTCGCCACCACCTACACGAGAGCGTGGTGCAGCGCGCGGTGAAGGAGGCGGTGCGTACTGCCGGGATCGCGAAGCGCGCGACGTGCCACACGCTGCGCCATTCCTTTGCGACGCACTTGCTCGAGGATGGCTACGACATCCGGACCGTCCAGGAGCTTCTGGGTCATACCGACGTCGCGACGACGATGATATACACCCACGTGTTGAATCGCGGACGTCTTGGGGTGCGGAGCCCGCTGGACCGGCTGCGCAGCTGA
- a CDS encoding sigma-70 family RNA polymerase sigma factor, translating into MTRLSWPDGIMDEDPPPARAPLALVVDQHPETLEAFIGERFSGLYAAAHAYAGTLFPVTEVEDVVQDAFLTLWKGLQPPSATPDADSLRARLFRHLKDRKARRARDDARRSRKLYLITPGPAIRRWMSITQPQEANELHQNIDGVLDRMRPTWREAWVLRYRHDLKLDEVATILGKAAVTVRVDVTRANELIRRALTDAGFAPRHPSGGSDDS; encoded by the coding sequence GTGACCCGACTCAGCTGGCCGGACGGCATCATGGACGAGGATCCACCCCCAGCGCGGGCCCCGCTCGCCCTCGTTGTTGATCAACACCCCGAGACCCTCGAGGCATTCATCGGCGAGCGCTTCTCGGGGTTGTACGCGGCGGCACATGCGTACGCCGGGACGCTCTTCCCCGTCACCGAGGTGGAGGACGTGGTACAGGACGCGTTCCTCACGCTCTGGAAGGGACTCCAGCCGCCGAGCGCCACGCCCGATGCGGACAGCCTGCGCGCTCGACTCTTTCGCCATCTCAAGGATCGAAAGGCTCGTCGCGCACGCGACGACGCCCGCCGCAGCCGGAAGTTGTACTTGATCACCCCCGGCCCGGCCATCCGGCGATGGATGAGCATCACGCAGCCGCAAGAAGCGAACGAGCTTCATCAAAATATCGATGGCGTACTCGATCGAATGCGACCGACCTGGCGAGAGGCCTGGGTCCTTCGATATCGCCACGATCTCAAGCTGGACGAGGTCGCCACCATCCTCGGCAAGGCGGCGGTCACCGTCCGCGTGGATGTGACCCGTGCCAACGAACTGATCCGCCGCGCCCTCACGGATGCCGGCTTCGCCCCGAGACATCCGAGCGGAGGAAGCGATGACTCATGA